In Bos indicus x Bos taurus breed Angus x Brahman F1 hybrid chromosome 21, Bos_hybrid_MaternalHap_v2.0, whole genome shotgun sequence, one DNA window encodes the following:
- the LOC113879693 gene encoding tumor necrosis factor alpha-induced protein 2-like isoform X1 — protein sequence MREGGWAAGKAAGDVENLTGLIPPPHLLPPQFPFLQGWITLSALQGCRRGELKSCCVSHDLVYLLLGGGAGPVTAHSSYQGGPFPSAPLSQPCPAASFQVSRVPLHRSWPGSPHGQGAGEGAASLDGGEAQCLARVGVMLKMLTFFQGLPGQQPVSGAPDFPRSAQKLPSTSEAESEASMSEASSEDLVPSLEAEVATDRDEEEAGKKKKKSKGLATMISVFTKGRKKKGQPSLSETEGESESSPRPPAQLPTVEELKADLERGRLEAARPLLALELELQEAAAAGRASEEELVRRQSKVEALYALLRDQVLGQLRRPLEAEPERLRQALAVLAEQERQDHAAAAAAAAGAPGCPGLAATRPRGWLQLWRDGVAQAAAERLSRRPAADAEGRTEAERTFLHMGRTMKEDLEAVVERLKPLFPADIRVVAAYAESYHAEFASQLSALTQFELCQRDTYMLLLWVQNLYPNDILNSPKLAPELQGVRLGTLLPPTQIRLLEATFLSNEVASVRELTARALELESNRWTNDEAPQRLDGHCHSELAIDIIQIISQGQAKAESITLDLGAQIKPLLLEELARFLRSYQCAFDGFLERCRQLRNYRANVIANINNCLPFRMSLEQQWQTPPDLRSSLLRPLNELKSHGFDTLLQSLFGDLKPLFKRFTQTRWAAPQQTLEEIVSAVAERMPEFSELQDCFREELLEAVHLHLVKEYIARLCKRRLVLKTAEQQQQLAGHVQANAQLIQQFCTQSGSRATWLHDALPTLAEIIRLQDPSAIKIEVATYATLYPDFSKGHLSAILAIKGNLSSSDAKSIRSILDINTGAHEPSKALFSLIKVG from the exons TGAAGTCGTGCTGTGTGAGTCACGACTTGGTGTATTTACTCTTGGGTGGTGGGGCAGGCCCTGTTACGGCTCACTCAAGTTACCAAGGAGGCCCGTTCCCCTCTGCTCCcctttcccagccctgccccgcTGCCTCCTTTCAGGTCAGCCGTGTTCCCCTCCACCGGTCCTGGCCTGGCTCACCCCATGGTCAAGGCGCTGGGGAAGGTGCTGCCTCTCTGGATGGTGGGGAAGCCCAGTGCCTG GCCAGAGTCGGGGTGATGCTGAAGATGCTGACCTTCTTCCAAGGACTCCCAGGCCAGCAGCCTGTGTCCGGGGCCCCTGACTTCCCCAGAAGCGCCCAGAAGTTGCCCTCTACCTCAGAGGCAGAGTCTGAGGCCTCCATGTCGGAGGCCTCCTCCGAGGACCTAGTGCCATCCCTGGAGGCCGAGGTGGCCACAGACAGGGACGAAGAAGAGGCcggcaagaagaagaaaaagtcgAAAGGCCTGGCCACCATGATCAGCGTCTTCACcaaagggaggaagaagaagggtCAGCCCAGCTTATCAGAGACCGAGGGCGAGTCTGAATCCAGTCCGCGGCCGCCTGCCCAGCTGCCCACAG TGGAGGAGCTCAAGGCCGACCTGGAGCGCGGGCGGCTGGAGGCGGCGCGGCCTCTGCTGGCGCTGGAGCTGGAGCTGCAGGAGGCCGCGGCGGCGGGTCGCGCGAGCGAGGAGGAGCTGGTGCGGCGCCAGAGCAAGGTGGAGGCGCTGTACGCGTTGCTGCGCGACCAGGTGCTAGGGCAGCTGCGCCGGCCGCTGGAAGCGGAGCCCGAGCGGCTGCGCCAGGCGCTGGCCGTGCTGGCCGAGCAGGAGCGCCAGGACcacgcggcggcggcggcggcggcggcgggggctcCGGGGTGCCCGGGGCTGGCGGCCACGCGGCCCCGGGGCTGGCTGCAGCTGTGGCGGGACGGCGTGGCGCAGGCGGCCGCGGAGCGCCTGAGCCGGCGGCCGGCCGCGGACGCCGAGGGCCGCACGGAGGCCGAGCGCACCTTCCTGCACATGGGCCGCACCATGAAGGAGGACCTAGAGGCCGTGGTGGAGCGCCTCAAGCCGCTCTTCCCCGCAGACATCCGCGTGGTGGCTGCCTACGCCGAGAGCTACCACGCGGAATTCGCGTCCCAGCTGTCGGCCCTGACGCAGTTTGAGCTGTGCCAGCGAGATACCTACATGCTGCTGTTATGGGTGCAGAACCTCTACCCCAA CGACATCCTCAACAGCCCCAAGCTGGCGCCCGAGCTGCAGGGAGTCAGACTGGggaccctcctgcccccaacccagaTCCGGCTGCTGGAGGCCACGTTCCTCTCCAACGAGGTG gccAGCGTGAGGGAGCTGACGGCCCGAGCTCTGGAGCTGGAGTCAAACCGCTGGACCAACGATGAGGCCCCGCAGAGGCTGGACGGTCACTGCCACAGTGAGCTGGCCATCGACATCATCCAG ATCATCTCCCAGGGCCAGGCCAAGGCCGAGAGCATCACCTTGGACCTGGGCGCGCAGATAAAGCCCTTGCTGTTGGAAGAGCTGGCCAGGTTCCTCAGGAG CTACCAGTGCGCCTTTGATGGATTTCTGGAGCGATGCAGACAGCTGCGCAATTACAGGGCCAATGTCATCGCTAACATCAACAACTGCCTCCCTTTCCG GATGTCCCTGGAGCAGCAGTGGCAGACACCGCCAGACCTCCGGAGCTCCCTGCTGAGGCCCCTGAATGAGCTCAAGAGCCATGGCTTTGATACCCTGCTCCAGAGCCTGTTTGGGGACCTGAAG CCGCTGTTCAAGAGGTTCACGCAGACCCGCTGGGCTGCCCCCCAGCAAACCCTGGAGGAAATTGTCTCCGCCGTGGCCGAGAGGATGCCTGAGTTCTCAGAGCTGCAGGACTGCTTCCGGGAG GAGCTCCTGGAGGCGGTCCACCTGCACCTGGTGAAGGAGTACATCGCCCGCCTCTGCAAGCGGCGCCTGGTCCTCAAGAcggcagagcagcagcagcagctggcggGGCACGTCCAGGCCAACGCCCAGCTCATCCAGCAGTTCTGCACCCAGAGT GGCTCCCGGGCCACCTGGCTACACGACGCCCTCCCCACGCTTGCGGAGATCATTCGCCTGCAAGACCCCAGTGCCATCAAGATTGAGGTGGCCACTTACGCCACCTTGTACCCTGACTTCAG CAAGGGCCACCTGAGTGCCATCCTGGCCATCAAGGGGAACCTGTCCAGCAGTGACGCCAAGAGCATCCGGAGCATTCTGGACATCAACACGGGGGCACACGAGCCCTCCAAGGCCCTATTTTCGCTTATAAAGGTTGGTTAG
- the LOC113879693 gene encoding tumor necrosis factor alpha-induced protein 2-like isoform X2 gives MLKMLTFFQGLPGQQPVSGAPDFPRSAQKLPSTSEAESEASMSEASSEDLVPSLEAEVATDRDEEEAGKKKKKSKGLATMISVFTKGRKKKGQPSLSETEGESESSPRPPAQLPTVEELKADLERGRLEAARPLLALELELQEAAAAGRASEEELVRRQSKVEALYALLRDQVLGQLRRPLEAEPERLRQALAVLAEQERQDHAAAAAAAAGAPGCPGLAATRPRGWLQLWRDGVAQAAAERLSRRPAADAEGRTEAERTFLHMGRTMKEDLEAVVERLKPLFPADIRVVAAYAESYHAEFASQLSALTQFELCQRDTYMLLLWVQNLYPNDILNSPKLAPELQGVRLGTLLPPTQIRLLEATFLSNEVASVRELTARALELESNRWTNDEAPQRLDGHCHSELAIDIIQIISQGQAKAESITLDLGAQIKPLLLEELARFLRSYQCAFDGFLERCRQLRNYRANVIANINNCLPFRMSLEQQWQTPPDLRSSLLRPLNELKSHGFDTLLQSLFGDLKPLFKRFTQTRWAAPQQTLEEIVSAVAERMPEFSELQDCFREELLEAVHLHLVKEYIARLCKRRLVLKTAEQQQQLAGHVQANAQLIQQFCTQSGSRATWLHDALPTLAEIIRLQDPSAIKIEVATYATLYPDFSKGHLSAILAIKGNLSSSDAKSIRSILDINTGAHEPSKALFSLIKVG, from the exons ATGCTGAAGATGCTGACCTTCTTCCAAGGACTCCCAGGCCAGCAGCCTGTGTCCGGGGCCCCTGACTTCCCCAGAAGCGCCCAGAAGTTGCCCTCTACCTCAGAGGCAGAGTCTGAGGCCTCCATGTCGGAGGCCTCCTCCGAGGACCTAGTGCCATCCCTGGAGGCCGAGGTGGCCACAGACAGGGACGAAGAAGAGGCcggcaagaagaagaaaaagtcgAAAGGCCTGGCCACCATGATCAGCGTCTTCACcaaagggaggaagaagaagggtCAGCCCAGCTTATCAGAGACCGAGGGCGAGTCTGAATCCAGTCCGCGGCCGCCTGCCCAGCTGCCCACAG TGGAGGAGCTCAAGGCCGACCTGGAGCGCGGGCGGCTGGAGGCGGCGCGGCCTCTGCTGGCGCTGGAGCTGGAGCTGCAGGAGGCCGCGGCGGCGGGTCGCGCGAGCGAGGAGGAGCTGGTGCGGCGCCAGAGCAAGGTGGAGGCGCTGTACGCGTTGCTGCGCGACCAGGTGCTAGGGCAGCTGCGCCGGCCGCTGGAAGCGGAGCCCGAGCGGCTGCGCCAGGCGCTGGCCGTGCTGGCCGAGCAGGAGCGCCAGGACcacgcggcggcggcggcggcggcggcgggggctcCGGGGTGCCCGGGGCTGGCGGCCACGCGGCCCCGGGGCTGGCTGCAGCTGTGGCGGGACGGCGTGGCGCAGGCGGCCGCGGAGCGCCTGAGCCGGCGGCCGGCCGCGGACGCCGAGGGCCGCACGGAGGCCGAGCGCACCTTCCTGCACATGGGCCGCACCATGAAGGAGGACCTAGAGGCCGTGGTGGAGCGCCTCAAGCCGCTCTTCCCCGCAGACATCCGCGTGGTGGCTGCCTACGCCGAGAGCTACCACGCGGAATTCGCGTCCCAGCTGTCGGCCCTGACGCAGTTTGAGCTGTGCCAGCGAGATACCTACATGCTGCTGTTATGGGTGCAGAACCTCTACCCCAA CGACATCCTCAACAGCCCCAAGCTGGCGCCCGAGCTGCAGGGAGTCAGACTGGggaccctcctgcccccaacccagaTCCGGCTGCTGGAGGCCACGTTCCTCTCCAACGAGGTG gccAGCGTGAGGGAGCTGACGGCCCGAGCTCTGGAGCTGGAGTCAAACCGCTGGACCAACGATGAGGCCCCGCAGAGGCTGGACGGTCACTGCCACAGTGAGCTGGCCATCGACATCATCCAG ATCATCTCCCAGGGCCAGGCCAAGGCCGAGAGCATCACCTTGGACCTGGGCGCGCAGATAAAGCCCTTGCTGTTGGAAGAGCTGGCCAGGTTCCTCAGGAG CTACCAGTGCGCCTTTGATGGATTTCTGGAGCGATGCAGACAGCTGCGCAATTACAGGGCCAATGTCATCGCTAACATCAACAACTGCCTCCCTTTCCG GATGTCCCTGGAGCAGCAGTGGCAGACACCGCCAGACCTCCGGAGCTCCCTGCTGAGGCCCCTGAATGAGCTCAAGAGCCATGGCTTTGATACCCTGCTCCAGAGCCTGTTTGGGGACCTGAAG CCGCTGTTCAAGAGGTTCACGCAGACCCGCTGGGCTGCCCCCCAGCAAACCCTGGAGGAAATTGTCTCCGCCGTGGCCGAGAGGATGCCTGAGTTCTCAGAGCTGCAGGACTGCTTCCGGGAG GAGCTCCTGGAGGCGGTCCACCTGCACCTGGTGAAGGAGTACATCGCCCGCCTCTGCAAGCGGCGCCTGGTCCTCAAGAcggcagagcagcagcagcagctggcggGGCACGTCCAGGCCAACGCCCAGCTCATCCAGCAGTTCTGCACCCAGAGT GGCTCCCGGGCCACCTGGCTACACGACGCCCTCCCCACGCTTGCGGAGATCATTCGCCTGCAAGACCCCAGTGCCATCAAGATTGAGGTGGCCACTTACGCCACCTTGTACCCTGACTTCAG CAAGGGCCACCTGAGTGCCATCCTGGCCATCAAGGGGAACCTGTCCAGCAGTGACGCCAAGAGCATCCGGAGCATTCTGGACATCAACACGGGGGCACACGAGCCCTCCAAGGCCCTATTTTCGCTTATAAAGGTTGGTTAG